Genomic window (Arthrobacter sp. StoSoilA2):
GCCCACGCTGGTCCATGCACCAGGCCTTCGGGGCTCCATTGCAGTGCAGTCACTACTCGTTGGCCATGCAAGGAGTCACTCAGCAGACCGATCGAGCCTACTTTCCGGCCCGAAGGCGTCCGTTCCACATGAATCACAACGTCCAATGCACTTGAGACCTGCAGCCTTACGGCCTCGGCGTTCAACCCTGCGAGCGCGCCGAGGGCTGTCAGTCGTGCCGGAACTGCTTCCGCCGTGTTGGCGTGGATCGTTCCTCCACCGCCTGTATGACCGGTATTGAGCGCGGTGAGCAACTCGCGGACTTCGGCGCCGCGGCACTCCCCCACAATGAGCCGGTCCGGACGCATACGAAGGGCTTGACGTACCAACTCGCCAAGATCCATCGCTCCACCTCCCTCAAGGTTTCCATGGCGCGATTCGAGCGTGAGTACGTGCGGGTGGACTGGGTTGAGTTCGGCGGCATCCTCGATCAATACCAATCGTTCGGACGGGTGGCACAGCCCAAGCATGGTGGACAGGAGTGTGGTCTTCCCTGATCCCGTGGCACCGCTGACCAGGAAGCTGAGGCGCCGTTCCACAATCGCGCGGAGTAGAGCCTCGATGTGGTGATCGAACATGCCACCTTCGCGCAGTTCAGCCATTGTGAAGGTTTCTTCGCGTCGAATTCGAATCGATAACAGAGTCCCGGCGGTTGATATCGGCGCCAGAACTGCATGCACGCGATAGCCGCCTTTGAGCCTGACATCTACGCAGGGAGAGCCGTCGTCCAGCCGTCGACCACCTGCAGAGACCAGCCTTGCGGCCAGCGCCCTGACTTGCTGTTCAGAATCGAAATGCACCGGGGACCGTTCCAGGCCGCGTCCCCGGTCGAGCCAGACGGACTGGGGGCCATTGACGAAGATGTCTGTGACCGAGGGATCGTGCGCAAGCTGCTGCAGGGGCCCCAGGCCATTCAATTCAGCATTGATGGATTCTGCGGCTTCCAGCGCTCCGGCGGTACCCAACAGTTTGCCGCTGGCCTGTACGGCGGCCGCAACAGTGGAGGGTGTTACTGGCCCGTTTCCCGAGAGGACAGACTCCCGTACGGTTTCAAGAAGGACTGAGTCCAACCGACGGCTGTGACTCCGGCGGCCCGCGGTGAAGGGTGCCCGGGTGAAGGTTTGCGCGCTTCTGTCCTGACGGGTCATTCAACCATGCCGTTCAATTCCAGCACGCCCCGGGCAAACCGGTTCACGGACTTGCGACGCCCCAGATCAAGGAGCCGACCGAGTTCGGTCCCTGCGGCTGCTCCTCGAATCTCCGGAAGAATCCCCAACAGCGGCAGTCCCAACGATTCGGCAATGAGTTGCGCATCAACGGCAGAAGGGCCACCACCCCGAACCACCAATCCCGTATCCAGGGGTGGCAACTCATTGAGGATGCGTGCTGCGGCAACAGCCGGTTTCAGGTGGGCTGTGGTCATCAACAGGATCCTCTCGCAGTCCCACGCAAAGGTTCGCAGGCAGTCCTCACTTCGGCCAATGTCCACCACCACGAGTTCGAAACTACGTCGCGCGGCATCCAGGACAGCGGCCACAGAACCGGCATCCGGTGTTGTGAACGCTTCACGTGTGCCCGGCCAGGACAGGAACGCGAAGCCGCCGGCCACCGGCAGGGAGTCCCTGAATTGGATAGGATCAATGCTTCCCCGCGTTTCGGCGAAGTCCGGCCAGCGCAGGCCAGCCAACTCTTGAACGGTGATTGCCAGTTCCAGGCCGCCGCCCCGGGGATCTCCGTCCATCAGGATGGTGCTGACGCCGTGGCCCGCCGCTGCCTGGGCAAGCCAAATTGCTGTGGTGGAGGCTCCAGCCCCGCCGCAGCCGCCCACAATCCCGACAACAAACCCGACAGGTTCCGGCGAAGCGGACACACTCAAGTACTCGGCCAACCAGTTTGCGGCCTCGGGCAGGACAGCTACGCGCTCTGCGCCCAGGGCAGCAGCCAGCCGCCACAAACCATCGCCCTCAACAGACCTGCCCAGTAACACAGTGGGCGCCTGTCTTCGAGGCGGCAACTCGCGGATGTCGCTGCCCACCAGGACGACGTCGGCCCCATCCCAGCCATGCATTGCGGCTCCGACGTCGGCAGCCAACTGGAGGCTGCCACCTGCGGCAGCGACGATTCTTCGCGCCTCCTCCTGAAGATAGGCGTCGCCGGTGACGAGGAGGATATCGGCAGCTTCCCCCGGCATCCAGGAATCGTCCGCAGCCTGCCCCGGGAGTTCGTTGCCGGACCGTCTGTGCCCAAGATGTCGCTTGCTCATGAAGCCACTTTCCCGGCGTCGAACCCTGGAACATAAGCTCTCAAACGCCCCATGTGGACAAACCGGCCCAAACAAGGGGTGTGGAGGAACAGTTGGTGTATTCCCACAGGGCAGAATGGAAACCATGTATTTGCTGCTCGCCGCCCATCCGGACGGCGCAGCCATACAAAGAGTCTCTCCCACGGGGAAGGCCACCACCGACCCCCGCGTCGTCACGCGAGGTGAGTTGCCCGGCGTCGTTAGTGAACTGGAAAGCCAGCGGCCCCGCTGGGTGTGGCATCGCGCGCAGGACTTCTACCCGGAGCTCCTGAGGAACGGCGTGAAGCTGGAACGCTGCCACGACCTCGTTCTCTGCGGAGCTATCCTGGCGCACTCCTCTTTCACGGCGCACACAGACTACGCAAAGAACGCAGAAAAGCTGACGCAGGACGAC
Coding sequences:
- a CDS encoding TadA family conjugal transfer-associated ATPase, which translates into the protein MTRQDRSAQTFTRAPFTAGRRSHSRRLDSVLLETVRESVLSGNGPVTPSTVAAAVQASGKLLGTAGALEAAESINAELNGLGPLQQLAHDPSVTDIFVNGPQSVWLDRGRGLERSPVHFDSEQQVRALAARLVSAGGRRLDDGSPCVDVRLKGGYRVHAVLAPISTAGTLLSIRIRREETFTMAELREGGMFDHHIEALLRAIVERRLSFLVSGATGSGKTTLLSTMLGLCHPSERLVLIEDAAELNPVHPHVLTLESRHGNLEGGGAMDLGELVRQALRMRPDRLIVGECRGAEVRELLTALNTGHTGGGGTIHANTAEAVPARLTALGALAGLNAEAVRLQVSSALDVVIHVERTPSGRKVGSIGLLSDSLHGQRVVTALQWSPEGLVHGPAWAELSLRLAPGLSGEADLSLQGLTVGSDVPAVTGLDL
- the ssd gene encoding septum site-determining protein Ssd, with amino-acid sequence MSKRHLGHRRSGNELPGQAADDSWMPGEAADILLVTGDAYLQEEARRIVAAAGGSLQLAADVGAAMHGWDGADVVLVGSDIRELPPRRQAPTVLLGRSVEGDGLWRLAAALGAERVAVLPEAANWLAEYLSVSASPEPVGFVVGIVGGCGGAGASTTAIWLAQAAAGHGVSTILMDGDPRGGGLELAITVQELAGLRWPDFAETRGSIDPIQFRDSLPVAGGFAFLSWPGTREAFTTPDAGSVAAVLDAARRSFELVVVDIGRSEDCLRTFAWDCERILLMTTAHLKPAVAAARILNELPPLDTGLVVRGGGPSAVDAQLIAESLGLPLLGILPEIRGAAAGTELGRLLDLGRRKSVNRFARGVLELNGMVE